In a genomic window of Scyliorhinus torazame isolate Kashiwa2021f chromosome 5, sScyTor2.1, whole genome shotgun sequence:
- the LOC140420119 gene encoding uncharacterized protein, with translation MEKPWKCEDCGKGFKAPYGLERHQCSHTGERPFTCSVCGMGFTAPCKLARHQCSHTGERPFTCSQCEKGFTDIGNLRRHERVHTGEKPFICSDCGKGFTQLSSLQSHQRVHTGERPFTCSDCGKGFTQLSNLKSHQRVHTGERPFTCSQCEKGFTDIGSLRKHERVHTGERPFTCSQCEKGFTDIGNLRKHERVHTGERPFTCSQCEKGFTDIGNLRRHERVHTGERPFTCCQCEQGFTDIGNLQRHQRVHTGERPFICTVCDKRFTQLHHLQRHLRLHTGEKPFICTVCDKGFAQLSNLLKHNVTHTKTRPFKCSDCRRGFKSSWLLMCHQRVHSEERPFSCSHCTKRFRSSSNLMKHERGHTGESPFTSPTGKRFTRSSLAEPQCHSQQRETL, from the coding sequence atggagaaaccatggaaatgtgaggattgtgggaagggattcaaagctccgtacgggctggaaaggcatcaatgcagtcacactggagagaggccgttcacttgttctgtgtgtgggatgggattcacagccccgtgcaagctggcaaggcatcaatgcagccacactggagagaggccttttacctgctctcagtgtgaaaagggattcactgacattggcaacctgcggagacacgaacgagttcacactggggagaagccattcatctgctctgactgtggaaagggattcactcagttatccagcctgcagagccaccagcgagttcacactggggagaggccgttcacctgctctgactgtgggaagggattcactcagttatctaacctgaagagccaccagcgagttcacactggtgagaggccgttcacctgctctcagtgtgaaaagggtttcactgacattggcagcctgcggaaacacgaacgagttcacactggggagaggcctttcacctgctctcagtgtgaaaagggattcactgacattggcaacctgcggaaacacgaacgagttcacactggggagaggcctttcacctgctctcagtgtgaaaagggattcactgacattggcaacctgcggagacacgaacgagttcatactggggagaggcctttcacctgctgtcagtgtgaacagggattcactgacattgggaacctgcagagacaccagagagttcacaccggggagaggccattcatctgcactgtgtgtgataagcgattcactcagttacaccacctgcagagacacctgcgacttcacaccggggagaagccgttcatctgcactgtgtgtgataagggatttgctcagttatccaacctgctgaaacacaatgtcactcatacCAAgaccaggccctttaaatgctctgactgtaggaggggtttcaaaagctcttggCTACTGATGtgccaccagcgcgttcactctgaggagagaccgttcagctgctctcattgcacaaagaggtttagatcctcatccaacctgatgaaacacgagcgaggtcacaccggggagagcccgttcacctctccgactgggaaaagattcactcggtcatcacttgctgagccacaatgtcactcacagcaacgagagaccctttaa